A stretch of the Plasmodium berghei ANKA genome assembly, chromosome: 10 genome encodes the following:
- a CDS encoding methyltransferase, putative yields the protein MEVLPAGFSDFRSREYWNSFFQAFDKKNFEWYGSYKDIKNIVYECIRKRLSYCDGENDDIGVIIPQKLEKGKQISKNERVNKNCLLVNIGCGNSNLSYEFFDDGFDSIINIDYSDVVISKMKNKFGKMMEFINIDINNKECFENFLESLDIEKKKKKKNFKIFFDKAFLDAYISGDDSEEEVCKNNAKNYFESIFKYMNEGDIFIIITLAQYYIIKEVVRNIYNADIKLDVNPFMIKKNTNEFRYHPFVFSFYKTNIKLKDYTMKLCNFENNDYKIISLWKLPHEIRQIRDNLNLHSFKKGKRIILDIFNQNINKCEYNIIVYDSNVLKTVYNTVVIVVPFGYEFHSLYSTSEGNEELATKTKGKRLLLVMRSNFIINEFKIPHENNKSIANCESIKGGEMNNTLESNEKREDNSNHILNGNESTTNVQNNKNSLVSENNISNSNSSEFSAEASNTSNLYEGILENQDSVSILLKAVKSELNKIINELALPNSKNFPIMALNEDIKNYKIICHEKSNYCSNIIIRDVLVTDEFISDNFGASEDNKTKKNGKNKKKLPPKNNTQNGSNSEKGHDNVVCEEKNNKITHDDSKKLAIKLIKKNTEEKKKYFQNKEIYKRQMIFSYDPLTVQSEIIYTKEKKKTNKLNEHEKIIFEYIESSSQYHVNFCCTFFLFILNNCYSKDNNLINICILGGGTNVLSNIIKSIFCDFNLYFNIVEIDETVQKLYKFFYDKEEISNDKHVTNYIINDSYEYIKNVNQPKYYDIIFVDMNNSENSYLNINGQKLYITCPHISLLNKDVIIDIKNILNEKGVLVINLLTRDSNARKYVYQFLKDLFSSVISISSANKEINEVLVCSPNYIKKETIFSFKMNIMKWIRCNHNKWFLNFDLASFLNNITIL from the coding sequence ATGGAAGTATTACCCGCAGGTTTTTCTGATTTTCGAAGCAGAGAATACTGGAATAGTTTTTTCCAGGcgtttgataaaaaaaattttgaatgGTATGGATCATacaaagatataaaaaatattgtatatgAATGTATAAGAAAGAGACTAAGTTATTGTGATGgtgaaaatgatgatattGGTGTTATAATTCCTCAAAAACTTGAAAAAGGGAAACAAATTTCTAAAAACGAACGAGTTAACAAAAATTGCTTATTAGTAAACATTGGCTGTGGTAATTCAAATTTGAGTTATGAGTTTTTTGACGATGGATTTGATAgcattataaatatagattaTTCAGATGTGGTTATTagtaaaatgaaaaataaatttggtAAAATGATGGAATTTATAAAcattgatataaataataaagaatgttttgaaaattttttggAAAGTTTagatattgaaaaaaaaaaaaaaaaaaaaaatttcaaaatattttttgataaagcTTTTTTAGATGCATATATATCTGGTGATGATAGTGAAGAAGAagtttgtaaaaataatgcaaaGAACTATTTTGAATCTATATTTAAGTATATGAATGAAggtgatatatttataatcaTAACATTAGctcaatattatataattaaagaAGTTgttagaaatatatataatgcagATATAAAACTTGATGTGAATCcatttatgataaaaaaaaatacaaacgAATTTAGATATCACccatttgttttttccttttataaaactaatataaaattaaaagattATACTATGAAGTTAtgtaattttgaaaataatgattataaaataatatcttTATGGAAATTACCTCATGAAATACGCCAGATTAGAGACAATTTAAACCTTcattcatttaaaaaaggaaaaagaataattctagatatatttaatcaaaatataaacaaatgtgaatataatattattgtttatgATTCTAATGTTCTTAAAACTGTATATAATACTGTCGTTATAGTTGTTCCTTTTGGCTACGAATTTCACTCATTATATTCAACTTCTGAAGGAAATGAAGAATTAGCTACAAAAACTAAAGGAAAAAGACTATTACTTGTGATGCGAtctaattttataataaatgaatttaaaattcctcatgaaaataataagagCATAGCAAATTGTGAATCTATTAAAGGTGGTGAAATGAACAATACACTTGAGTCTAATGAGAAAAGGGAAGACAATTCAAaccatatattaaatggaAATGAAAGTACTACAAATGtgcaaaataataaaaattctttAGTTAGCGAAAATAATATCTCTAATTCAAATTCTTCGGAATTTTCTGCGGAAGCTTCTAATActtcaaatttatatgaagGAATCCTCGAAAACCAAGACTCAGTTTCTATCCTCTTAAAAGCCGTTAAAAGTGAgctaaataaaataataaatgaactTGCTCTTCCTAATTCTAAAAATTTTCCCATAATGGCTTTAAATGAAGAcattaaaaattacaaaattatatgtcATGAAAAATCAAACTACTGCTCTAACATTATAATAAGAGACGTACTAGTCACAGATGAATTTATTTCTGATAATTTTGGAGCATCTgaagataataaaacaaagaaaaatggaaaaaataagaaaaaattaccGCCAAAAAATAACACTCAAAATGGAAGTAATAGTGAAAAGGGACATGATAATGTGGTGTGtgaggaaaaaaataataaaataaccCACGATGATTCTAAAAAACTTGCAATTaaactaataaaaaaaaataccgaagaaaaaaaaaaatattttcaaaacaaagaaatttataaaagacAAATGATATTCTCTTATGATCCATTAACTGTTCAATctgaaataatatatacaaaagagaaaaaaaaaacaaacaaattaaatgaacatgaaaaaattatttttgaatatattgaATCATCAAGTCAATATCATGTAAATTTTTGTTGTacattttttctctttatACTAAACAATTGTTATTCTAAAGATaacaatttaataaatatatgtatattagGAGGAGGAACAAATGTGCTTTcgaatattattaaatctattttttgtgatttcaatttatattttaatatagtAGAAATTGATGAAACAGttcaaaaattatataaatttttttatgataaagAAGAAATTAGTAACGACAAACATGTGACGAATTATATCATAAATGATtcttatgaatatataaaaaatgttaatcAACCAAAATACTATGATATCATATTTGTAGATATGAATAATTCTGAAAATTCATacttaaatataaatggaCAAAAGTTGTACATAACTTGCCCACATATAAGCcttttaaataaagatgTCATTAtagatattaaaaatattttaaatgaaaaaggaGTTTTAGTGATAAATTTACTAACTAGAGATAGTAATGCTAGAAAATATGTGTATCAATTTTTGAAGGATCTATTTTCATCTGTAATTAGTATATCTTCTGCAAATAAA
- a CDS encoding chaperone protein DnaJ, putative, whose protein sequence is MLPLRILRKANNKNLIFERNIFTQILRGTKNNNKVALFPWEIDNNNCSGSILSYFRVQRNIHLSRRAFNQDPYTVLGLSRNATTNEIKKQFRLLAKKYHPDINPSPDAKQKMADITAAYELLSDPKKKEFYDKTGMADDSNYSNHSSSNFEGAFSGFGDASFMFTDFAEMFTNMAGNKNSSTRGEDIQTEITLKFMEAIKGCEKNIRLNVKVSCNNCNGSGKKPGTNLTICKVCNGSGVQRMERGPIIIGVPCRTCSGNGQIINNPCKHCSGSGVKFQTKNITLDIPPGIKKGMQMRIPNQGHSGYRGGKNGHLFVTINIEPHKVFKWIDDNIYVDVPLTIKQCLLGGIVNIPTLNGNMDLLIRPKTYPNSEKVLKGKGPSKVDSHTNGDLIVKFSLSIPEKLTQRQIELIEEFNRIELNLPNPQAANNSNNNDQKININNYNKNDGTNTTRNGSGSNENKYSNNYSKDIDENIPKPPKSTMYNKKISSLENKNDSNIPIPPLPPKSRASDISGNNKIKQNNNTVKNTHTKFGDASQSSNYASNTFNSTVDSSINNSTTHHENTYNTDEAMKNNNYTFNNNESNNNNESGQSQNKNTDSENLSESTLSSAKKWFIDKLKPTN, encoded by the coding sequence ATGTTGCCATTGAGAATTTTGAGAAAAGCAAACaacaaaaatttaatttttgaacgaaatatatttacacaAATACTAAGAGGCaccaaaaataataataaagtaGCATTGTTTCCATGGGAAATCGATAACAATAACTGCTCTGGCAGCATACTTTCTTATTTTCGTGTACAACGGAATATACACCTTTCAAGAAGGGCATTTAATCAAGACCCTTACACAGTACTAGGATTATCAAGAAATGCTACtacaaatgaaataaaaaaacagtTTCGCTTATTAGCGAAAAAGTATCACCCTGATATTAATCCTTCTCCAGACGCCAAACAGAAAATGGCTGATATTACAGCAGCATACGAATTATTATCTGATcctaaaaaaaaggaattttatgataaaacAGGAATGGCAGATGATTCAAATTATAGTAATCATTCTTCATCGAATTTTGAAGGTGCATTTTCTGGATTTGGAGATGCTTCTTTCATGTTTACAGATTTTGCTGAAATGTTTACAAACATGGCagggaataaaaatagttcAACGAGAGGGGAAGATATACAAACAGAAATAACATTAAAGTTTATGGAAGCAATAAAAGgatgtgaaaaaaatataagattAAATGTAAAGGTATCATGCAATAATTGTAATGGGTCAGGGAAAAAACCGGGTACTAATTTAACGATATGTAAAGTATGTAATGGTTCAGGGGTCCAACGAATGGAAAGGGGCCCAATAATAATCGGGGTCCCATGCCGAACCTGTTCAGGTAATGgacaaattattaataaccCATGTAAACATTGCTCAGGTAGTGGGGTAAAATttcaaacaaaaaatataacattaGATATACCACCTGGAATTAAAAAGGGCATGCAAATGAGGATACCAAATCAAGGCCACTCTGGTTATAGAGGTGGAAAGAATGGCCATTTATTTGTTACTATTAATATTGAGCCACATAAAGTTTTTAAATGGATTGATgacaatatatatgtagatGTGCCTCTAACAATTAAGCAGTGTTTATTAGGGGGTATAGTAAATATACCAACACTTAATGGAAATATGGATCTTCTTATTAGACCTAAAACTTATCCTAATTCCGAAAAGGTTTTAAAAGGTAAGGGCCCATCTAAAGTTGATTCTCATACTAATGGAGATTTAATCGTTAAATTTAGTCTAAGCATCCCAGAAAAATTAACACAAAGACAGATCGAGCTGATTGAAGAATTTAACAGAATAGAGCTTAATCTTCCCAATCCACAAGCCGCTAATAATTCCAACAATAATGaccaaaaaattaatataaacaattataacaaaaatgatGGTACTAATACTACTAGAAATGGTAGCGGAAGCAATGAGAATAAATATTCGAATAACTATTCAAAAGatattgatgaaaatattccTAAACCCCCCAAATCTACAATgtacaataaaaaaatctcaagtttagaaaataaaaatgattctAATATACCTATACCACCATTGCCTCCAAAATCAAGAGCATCTGATATTTcaggaaataataaaataaaacaaaataataacactGTCAAAAACACACATACTAAATTTGGTGATGCTAGCCAAAGTAGCAATTATGCATCTAATACTTTTAATAGTACAGTCGATTCGTCCATAAATAATTCTACTACTCATCACGAAAACACATATAATACGGATGAAGCGatgaaaaacaataattatacctttaataataatgaatcaaataataataacgaATCTGGTCAAAgccaaaataaaaacacaGATTCTGAAAATTTATCAGAATCTACTTTGTCATCTGCAAAAAAATGGTTTATTGATAAATTGAAGCCGACGAACTAA
- a CDS encoding NAD(P)-binding protein, putative, whose protein sequence is MIYIIKKYIYFELLILLRAVNHWISVDKYINIAIVSYLTVLGFIYILFKFKFENHKSVLLNCDFRNKHVCIIGGSEGFGLSLAKKIVHEKPHTISILARNVNKLENAKNILINEITKKGVNVKINIIQCNLALKESINEAFNNVLMNKSLDENRDESNNIHQNNIHFRNKKIKNEELNPNNINNIDVLICNAAYVSTNENEKLKLSDLLYTINTNIYGNIDFISKAVLHMKNKKIAIKCEQIQSNEKDKNNKISKQNERPGGGMILFINSEGALYPVYGYSYYLMSKSCMWVYNNILDQELKHFNIHIVNAFLPSIETPGYVQENLTKPLITKKIEDMTTTLNSDYAAKKVIDKIKQGKKFITLDINGFFLSILHSGYRNPDCYFEYLISVSFAGPLVFVSSLYKVYIEYIIYTNK, encoded by the exons atgatttatattattaagaaatatatatattttgaattattaatattattacgAGCTGTAAATCATTGGATATCAGTagacaaatatataaatattgcCATAGTTTCATATTTAACGGTTTTAggatttatttatatattatttaaatttaaatttgaaaatcACAAGAGTGTTTTGTTAAACTGCGATTTTAGGAACAAGCATGTTTGCATTATAG gTGGTTCCGAAGGATTTGGACTTTCGTTAgccaaaaaaatagtacACGAAAAGCCTCATACAATATCTATTTTGGCGagaaatgtaaataaacttgaaaatgcaaaaaatatattaataaatgaaataacaaaaaaaggtgtgaatgttaaaataaatataattcaatGCAATTTAGCTTTAAAGGAATCAATTAATGAAGCATTTAACAATGTATTAATGAATAAGAGCTTAGATGAAAATAGAGATgaatcaaataatatacaccaaaataatattcattttagaaataaaaaaataaaaaatgaagaactTAATCCaaacaatataaacaatatagATGTGCTTATATGCAATGCTGCTTACGTATCTactaatgaaaatgaaaagttGAAATTAAGCGATTTGCTTTACACGAtcaatacaaatatttatggaAATATCGATTTTATATCTAAGGCTGTTTTacatatgaaaaataaaaaaatagcaatAAAATGTGAACAAATTCAATCGaatgaaaaagataaaaataataaaatttctaAACAAAACGAACGCCCAGGAGGAGGAAtgattttgtttataaacTCAGAGGGAGCATTATATCCTGTATATGGTTATTCTTACTATTTGATGAGCAAATCGTGTATGTgggtatataataatatacttGATCAAGAATTAAAGCATTTTAATATTCACATTGTAAATGCCTTTTTACCATCAATTGAAACACCAGGATATGTTCAAGAAAATTTGACTAAACCActtattacaaaaaaaatagaagaCATGACAACTACTCTTAATTCAGATTATGCAGCAAAGAAAGTTATTGACAAAATTAAGcaaggaaaaaaatttataacatTAGATATTAATGGATTTTTCTTATCTATCCTGCATAGTGGGTATAGAAACCCTGATTGTTACTTTGAATATCTTATAAGTGTATCATTTGCCGGCCCTTTGGTTTTTGTATCATCTCTATATAAGGTGTACattgaatatattatttatacaaacAAATGA
- a CDS encoding replication protein A1, large subunit, putative — protein MNKNEDILSKATPNFIYKFFTEPNSTEALKWLNSEVNLICFSQMNAGGNQVFLKVIDGSIPPQYYAIVHLGVEDNGNMDPPISYVKKIIKIQKFSITNYYGKLFILAKKVTIYLNIESFDIEDLFKKYHLQSISYLLLNAQNDYNGSNDQRHPTSNRTRDDSSYTCEGYNNNNNDSNDNYPKYNNTPPTNYSQRNNHNGDNPRGFTTPYKYDDRYRGNNNKECNNNWQSSKNYNKIDDENYEMNYRNPNMRITNDPSAKNNMSDDYSEPYNNKENMNFREDPSRYGPNGRNGYNNAHNNNENNNYYNRGDDSENNMGLNNRSRAPYNEYQDYNNNINSKNDGRLITQEKNINTCKMNLEYTNNRNYTTSYDHNHTFENDQYNNNNNNKSKTHNININPNAHKTGKYDMHAYKMRDDGDHGDAGYYSGDNNRNSNNNSYQKNLEQGYLKSKSSGSLPLEGELSEIAGPREYKYGSSNGRYSERLGGNVMDNYRRNKCEMMLGENRQRDFHGNDNYYIERDNSDGFTKSANNRLNGNIKENAMYRERSVDNYNSHSDNNMNMGSSIYGTEKENIHIAKKGNCDNDEMIEERKRAVMAIEINNNGITRNPDLEIDRTRCNTYEKAENSNFNQRGDKKGSYVQNVEDCSNSINGSMLYMNETNETLSNFDDLNERKKVNETKLLKENNLNRNNRKCNPYPNSAVIKINDGILMPINKLSQYSTKWIIKARVQSKDNIRKFYTGNKEGKVFNIELCDESGEIKVNVFGKAVDKWYDYLEVGKIYKISKGNIKSANKKFNTLKHDCEITLDENSILELLEENDMNIPKYIYNFYPINEIKANLNTGTLVDVIGVVLSFQELNQILIKKTGQYKEKKDLMLIDETNETINVTLWGENAVKMEEMNITENCIICFKCLKVGEWQGKKLESHPKTKVEINPELDKAYTLKNWWINNKKNVYNTINLTTTTSNNNMLNLESQKTIQEIKKNVNLANEEVLSGKGIIFTTFGFIDHIYNAIPVYSACPNCNKKMVATVIEDGEEDMDQNVSESMYCAKCNKNNIPVYNYSINLKITDNTDSLRVSAFANSAKTIMNGLSAEEFMKLRQEYISQENIENFDLIEKAKLNEFFFRIKAYMTSHMDEIKKNYTILETIPLSKLLVDSCRYLIKEIKLATEDIQE, from the coding sequence atgaataagAACGAAGATATTTTATCGAAGGCCACaccaaattttatatacaagTTTTTTACAGAACCTAATTCAACTGAAGCATTAAAATGGCTAAATTCTGAAGTGAatttaatatgttttaGTCAAATGAATGCCGGGGGTAATCAggtatttttaaaagtaaTTGATGGAAGCATTCCCCCACAATATTATGCTATTGTCCATTTAGGTGTCGAAGATAATGGAAATATGGATCCTCCAATATcttatgtaaaaaaaataattaaaatacaGAAATTTTCTATAACAAATTACTATGGaaaactttttattttagcaaaaaaagttactatttatttaaatattgaaAGTTTTGATATAGAagatttatttaaaaaatatcactTACAAAGTATATCTTATTTGCTTTTAAATGCACAAAATGATTATAACGGTTCTAATGATCAACGACATCCAACTAGCAATAGAACTAGGGATGACAGTAGCTATACATGTGAAggatataataacaataataatgacaGTAATGACAACTATcctaaatataataataccCCGCCTACTAATTATAGCCAAAGAAATAATCACAATGGGGATAATCCAAGAGGATTCACCACGCCCTATAAGTACGATGATAGGTATAGgggaaataataacaaagaatgtaataataattggcaaagttcaaaaaattataataaaatagatgATGAAAACTATGAAATGAATTATCGAAATCCTAATATGAGGATAACAAATGACCCATCTGCTAAAAATAACATGTCAGATGATTATAGTGAACCTTATAATaacaaagaaaatatgaacTTTAGAGAAGATCCTTCACGATATGGTCCCAATGGTCGAAATGGTTACAATAATGcccataataataatgaaaataacaattattataatagaGGTGATGATAGTGAAAACAATATGGGACTAAATAATAGATCGAGAGCACCCTATAATGAATACCAAGattataacaataatataaatagtaaaaatgaTGGGAGATTAATAACgcaagaaaaaaatataaatacatgtAAAATGAATTTGGAATATACTAACAACAGAAATTATACAACTAGTTATGACCATAATCATACATTTGAGAATGATCaatacaataataataataataataagaGCAAAACTCATAACATCAATATAAATCCAAATGCACATAAAACTGGGAAATATGATATGCATGCTTACAAAATGAGAGATGATGGTGATCATGGAGATGCTGGATATTATAGTGgtgataataatagaaataGTAATAACAATAGTTATCAGAAAAATTTAGAGCAAGGCTACTTAAAATCCAAATCATCAGGGTCCTTGCCACTTGAGGGTGAACTAAGCGAAATAGCTGGACCTCgtgaatataaatatggatCAAGCAACGGAAGATATAGTGAAAGACTAGGAGGAAATGTAATGGATAATTACAGACGAAATAAATGTGAAATGATGCTTGGAGAAAATAGGCAACGTGATTTTCATGGAAATGACAATTATTACATTGAAAGGGATAATAGTGATGGTTTTACAAAAAGTGCCAATAATAGATTAAAcggaaatataaaagaaaatgcaATGTATAGAGAAAGAAGTGTCgataattataattctCATAgcgataataatatgaatatggGGAGTAGTATATATGGAAccgaaaaagaaaatattcaCATTGCTAAAAAGGGGAATTGTGACAATGATGAGATGATAgaagaaagaaaaagagCTGTTATGGcaatagaaataaataataatggaaTTACTCGTAATCCTGATTTAGAAATTGATAGAACTCGATGTAATACTTATGAAAAGGCAGAAAATTCTAACTTTAATCAACGGGGTGATAAAAAAGGTAGTTACGTGCAAAATGTAGAAGATTGTTCTAATAGTATAAATGGCAGTATGCTTTATATGAACGAGACAAACGAAACGCTAAGCAACTTTGATGATTTAAATGAGAGAAAAAAAGTTAatgaaacaaaattattaaaagaaaacaatttaaataGAAATAACAGAAAATGTAATCCTTACCCAAATAGTGcagttataaaaataaacgaCGGTATATTAATGCCAATAAATAAGCTATCACAATATTCTACAAAATGGATAATCAAAGCTAGAGTTCAATCAAAAGataatataagaaaattttatactGGGAATAAAGAAGGGAAAGTATTTAACATTGAATTATGTGACGAATCTGGGGAAATAAAGGTAAATGTTTTTGGGAAAGCTGTAGACAAATGGTATGATTATTTAGAAGTtggtaaaatatataaaataagtaaaggaaatataaaaagtgctaataaaaaatttaatacatTAAAACATGATTGTGAAATAACTTTAGATGAAAATTCAATTTTAGAATTAttagaagaaaatgatatgaatataccaaaatatatttataatttttatccaattaatgaaataaaagcTAATCTGAATACAGGAACATTAGTAGATGTAATAGGGGTAGTATTAAGTTTTCAAGAGCTAAATCAAATCCTTATCAAAAAAACTGGGCAAtacaaagaaaaaaaggatTTGATGCTAATTGACGAAACAAATGAAACTATTAATGTAACACTTTGGGGTGAAAACGCTGTAAAAATGGAAGAAATGAATATAACTGAAAATTgcattatatgttttaaatgCTTAAAAGTAGGTGAATGGCAAGGGAAAAAATTAGAATCGCATCCAAAAACGAAAGTAGAAATAAATCCAGAATTAGATAAAGCAtatactttaaaaaattggtggataaataataaaaaaaatgtatataatacaataaatTTGACTACTACTACTTCGAACAATAATATGCTAAATTTAGAATCACAAAAAACTATAcaagaaattaaaaagaatGTCAATTTAGCAAATGAAGAAGTACTATCCGGAAAGggaataatttttacaaCTTTTGGGTTTATAGATCACATATACAATGCAATACCCGTATATTCGGCTTGTCCtaattgtaataaaaaaatggtaGCAACGGTTATAGAAGATGGAGAGGAAGATATGGACCAAAATGTTTCAGAATCTATGTATTGTGctaaatgtaataaaaataatatacccgtatataattattctattaatttaaaaattactGATAATACAGATTCTTTAAGAGTATCTGCCTTTGCTAATTCTGCTAAAACTATTATGAATGGACTATCAGCTGAAGAATTTATGAAGTTAAGGCAAGAATATATTTCTCaagaaaatattgaaaacTTTGATCTTATAGAAAAAGCAAAGCTCAACGAATTCTTTTTCAGGATCAAAGCATATATGACTTCTCACAtggatgaaataaaaaaaaattacactATTCTTGAGACTATACCCCTAAGCAAACTTTTGGTTGATAGCTGTCGCTACTTGATCAAGGAAATCAAACTAGCCACAGAAGATATCCAAGAATAA
- a CDS encoding peptide chain release factor 2, putative, which produces MFFNFTLFVIYVNIYMHANIAKCFISFCKNNYFTNISLNLRTIKRPIQRTYLKNSLNDKLDIINKKLQDIGICPKNIEETFIKGTGKGGQKVNKTNNCVMIKYDRTNDDKIVIKCHKYRCLQQNRVYARELLYDKITSINNKAKEDIINQIEKEKRQILKLTESEKNRSINYKKKRSEIKSNRQKHIMHDSDIY; this is translated from the exons atgttttttaattttactttatttgttatctacgtaaatatatatatgcatgcaAATATTGCCAAATGTTTCATCAGTTTTTGTAAg AACAACTATTTCACAAATATATCGCTTAACCTAAGAACGATAAAAAGACCAATACAGCGAACatacttaaaaaattcGCTAAATGATAAGTtggatataataaataaaaaattacaagATATAGGAATTTGCCCTAAAAATATCGAAGAGACATTTATTAAAGGTACAGGAAAAGGCGGGCAGAAAGTAAACAAAACCAACAATTGTGTcatgataaaatatgacCGTACCAACGATGATAAAATAGTTATCAAGTGCCACAAATATAG GTGTTTACAGCAAAATCGGGTATATGCTCGcgaattattatatgacaAAATAACCTCAATCAATAACAAAGCCAAGGAAGACATTATAAACCAAATAGAG AAGGAAAAAAGGCAAATTTTGAAGTTGACTGAATCGGAAAAGAATAGATCGAtcaattacaaaaaaaaacgatcagaaataaaaagtaacagacaaaaacatataatgcACGATAGTGACATTTATTGA